GCCTGATGGGCCAGAAGCTCCGTGACAAGGTGGGCTATCTCGAAGGGATCGATATTTCGGCGGCCATGATCGCCGAAACGGCTCGCAAGAAGATCTACGACAATCTCGACAAGGCCGAGCTCGTAGCAGCGCTCAGTGCGCGCCAGGCCGAGTCCGATCTGGTGACTGCGGCAGACGTTTTCATCTATTGCGGGGCACTTGAGCCGGTTCTGGCCGCGCTGGTGCCCGCCTTGTTGCCGGGTGGGCTGGTTGCATTTTCCCTGGAAGCCCATGACGGCGACGAAGCCGTGTTTCTGCGGCCATCGGTGCGCTACGCACATGGCGTGGACGCAACCCAGACAGCAGTCATAGCTTCAGGACTGCAATTGTTGCGGTTCGAGACAGTGGTGTTGCGTATGGATCGAGGTGCACCGATCAACGGCATGCTTGTCGTGGCGCGCAAGCCTGAAGTCGTGGCATTGGCGGCCAATGACGGCGCGGGTACTGACGGCGATGTCGCAGCCTAGACGGTAGGCAGGGGTGGGCGGATGCCGCTAAGCTGGCGGTATGCTCAACTGGAACCTGCCATGACTTCGATCCGCTTTGATTTTCGCTCCGACACCGTGACCAGACCATCGGCGGCCATGCGCCAGGCGATGGCAGAGGCCGAGGTGGGCGATGATGTGTTCGGCGATGATCCTACGGTCAAACAGCTGGAACTCCGCATGGCAGCGATGCTGGGCAAGGATGCGGCGCTGTTCGTGCCCTCGGGCACGCAATCCAATTTGCTGGCATTGATGAGCCATTGTGGCCGCGGCGACGAGTTCATCGCCGGGCAGGATGCGCATTGCTACAGACATGAAGCAGGTGGTGCTGCAGTGCTGGGCTCGATCCAGCCTCAGCCCATTGAGCATCAGGCCGACGGCACGATGGATCTGGACGCCATCGAGGCGGCGATCAAGGCCGATGACCATCACTACGCCACAACGCGGGTGATCGCGCTGGAGAACACGTTTGGCGGTAAGGTCTTGCCGGTCGGCTATATGGGGCAGGTTGCCGATATTGCCCGACGCCACGACCTGGGTCTGCATCTGGATGGCGCGCGGGCGTTCAATGCCTGTGTGGCGCTTGGCATGGATATCGCTGCGTTTGCGGCGCCGTTCGACAGTGTCTCGATCTGTCTGTCCAAGGGGCTCGGCGCGCCGGTGGGTTCAGTGTTGGTCGGGCGGCAGGAGCTGATCGATACCGCACGACGGCACCGCAAGATGCTGGGTGGCGGGATGCGGCAGTCGGGCATACTGGCAGCGGCTGGACTTTATGCGCTCGATCACAATGTCGACCGACTGGCCGAGGACCATCGCCGCGCACGAACGCTGGCCGCCGGGCTTGCCGCGTATCCCGCGCTGACGGTTACCATGCCCGACACCAATATCGTGTTTGTCGATGCCGATGCTGCGCTTGGTCAGCGCTTTACCGAGTTTTTGGGCCGACACGGCGTTGGCATTACTGGCCTTTATGGCAATCAGCGCTGGGTGACCCATCTTGATGTTGACGATGAGGCCGTCGAGAGCGCGCTTACCCAGGTTGGGGCGTTCTTTGATGCTGAAGCGGGCAGTGCATTTGTCGGCTAGATCGGAAAAGAGTCAGGGCATCGCTTGTGTAGCGACGCCCTGAGAGTTCTAGTCGGCGAAGTAGCTCTGCAGGGAGCGCACGGTGAGATTGCCGCCCCGGAAGGCCACGATGCCTTCAACGGCAGCCAAGGCTCCGTCAATGGTGGTGTAGTAAGGGATCTTGGCGAACAGGGCGGTCCGACGGATATCGCGACTGTCGCTGATCGACTTCATGCCGTCAGTGGTGTTGACCACCAGCTGTACGCCACCATTTTTCATGGAGTCCACGATGTGCGGACGGCCCTCGAGCACCTTGTTGATCTTGGTGGCGGCAATGTTGTTGTCGACCAGATAGCGCTGCGTGCCGCCGGTCGCCAGAATGGTGAAGCCGGCTTCGACGAGATGGCGCGCCATGTCGACGATCAGTTCCTTGTCGCTATCACGTACCGAAATGAAGGCCGTGCCGCTCAGAGGCACCTTGGAGCCGGCACCCATTTGCGACTTGGCGAAGGCCATGGCGAAGCTGGTGTCGAGGCCGATGACTTCACCAGTCGACTTCATTTCAGGGCCGAGTACGGTATCGACGCCGGGGAAGCGATTGAACGGGAACACGGCTTCCTTGACGGCGATATGCTTGAAGGTCTTTTCCACCAGGCCAAAGCTGGCCAGGCTCTCGCCGGCCATGATGCGGCTGGCAATCTTGGCGATGGGCTGGCCGATAACCTTGGCGACGAAAGGCACGGTGCGGCTTGCGCGCGGATTGACTTCGAGCAGGTAGATGACGCCGTCCTTGAGCGCGTACTGCACATTCATCAGGCCGCCGACCTTGAGCGCGAAAGCCAGTTCGGTGGTCTGACGCTTGAGTTCGGCCATCACTTCGGGGCTCAGATGCTGCGGTGGTAGCGAGCAGGCGGAGTCGCCGGAGTGAATGCCAGCCTCTTCGATGTGCTCCATGATGCCAGCGACGAAGACGTCCTTGCCATCGCACAGGGCATCGACGTCAATTTCTGTGGCGCCGGAGAGATAGGCATCAAACAGCAATGGGTTGTCGGACAGGACCGAGTTGATCTGGCCGGTCTTGTCATTGGGGTAGCGCTGAAGAATGTGCGGAGGCACCAGACCCGTCAGCGTATCCTGCACATAGCGTTCGAACTCGTTGGCCGAGTGTACGATGGCCATGGCGCGGCCGCCCAGCACGTAGCTGGGGCGGATCACCAGCGGATAGCCCAGACGTTCTGCAACCAGACGCGCCTGTTCCAGGCTGTAGGCAATCCCGTTCTTGGGCTGGGTCAGTTCAAGCTTGTTGAGCAGCTTCATGAACTGGTCGCGGTCTTCGGCCAGATCGATTGCATCGGGCTGGGTGCCCAGGATCGGCACGCCGGCCTTCTGGACGGCTTCGGCCAGGTTCAGCGGGGTCTGACCGCCGAACTGAACGATCACGCCATGCAGCGTGCCGTTCTGTTTTTCTGTTTCGAGGATTTCGATGACGTCTTCTTCCGTCAGCGGCTCGAAATAGAGGCGGTCGGAAGTGTCATAGTCCGTCGAGACAGTCTCGGGATTGCAGTTGACCATGATGGTCTCATAGCCCGCATCGGCCAATGCGAAGGCGGCGTGGCAGCAGCAATAGTCGAACTCGATGCCCTGACCGATACGGTTTGGACCGCCGCCTAGGATAACCACTTTCTTGCGGTCGGTGGGGCGGGATTCATCGGCCACCGCGCCAGCGAATGGCGCTTCATAGGTCGAGTACATATAGGCTGTGGGCGAGGCGAATTCGGCAGCCGAGGTGTCGATACGTTTGAAGACGGGGCGTACCGAGAGCGACTGGCGCAGCTTGCGGACATCGGAGGCCTTGAGGTTGGCCAACTGGGCTAGACGCGCATCGGAGAAGCCCATGGCCTTGAGCGAGCGCAGGTTCTCTGTGTCCTGTGGCAGGCCGAATTCGCGCACCTTGTTCTCGGTGTCGACGATGCCCTTCATCTGCTCGAGGAACCAAGGGTCAATCTTGCAGGCGTCGTGGATGTCTTCAAGGCTCATACCGAGGCGCATGGCTTCGGCGACATGCAGCAGACGGTCTGGCGTCGGCGTGCCGAGCGCTGCCTTGATGGCATTCTTGTCTTCGCCTTCACCCAGGCCGGGAATGCCGATTTCGTTCAGACCGGTCAGGCCGGTTTCAAGCGAGCGCAGCGCCTTTTGCAGGCTCTCCTGGAAGGTGCGGCCGATGGCCATGGCCTCGCCCACCGACTTCATGGCGGTGGTCAGGCGGTTGTCGGCGCCGGGGAATTTTTCGAAGGCAAAACGCGGGATCTTGACCACGACATAGTCGATCGATGGCTCGAACGAGGCGGGGGTCATGCCGCCGGTGATGTCGTTGTCCAATTCATCAAGCGTGTAACCCACGGCCAGACGCGCAGCCACCTTGGCGATGGGGAAGCCGGTGGCTTTAGATGCCAGAGCAGAGGAGCGAGACACGCGCGGGTTCATCTCGATCACCACCATGCGGCCATCGGCCGGGTTGATGCCGAACTGCACATTTGAGCCGCCGGTCTCGACGCCGATCTCGCGCAGCACAGCCAGGCTGGCATCGCGCATGATCTGGTATTCCTTGTCAGTCAGCGTCAGGGCTGGCGCGACAGTGATGGAGTCACCGGTGTGAACGCCCATGGGATCGATGTTCTCGATCGAGCAGATGATGATGCAGTTGTCGTTCTTGTCGCGAACGACCTCCATTTCGTACTCTTTCCAGCCGAGTACGCTTTCCTCAACCAGAACCTCATTGGTCGGCGAGGCATCAATGCCGCTCTCGCAGATATTGAGGTATTCTTCGCGGTTATAAGCGATGCCGCCACCGGTGCCGCCCAAGGTAAAGCTGGGGCGAATAATGCAAGGCAGGCCGATCACTTCGAGGGCCTGAAGGGCCTCGATGGTATTGTGTGCGAGCATGGAGCGGGGTGTTTCGAGCCCGATCTTCTTCATGGCGTCGCGGAACAGTTCGCGGTCTTCAGCCTTGTCGATAGCTTCGGCAGTCGCGCCGATCATCTCGACATTGTACTTTTCGAGGATGCCCATCTTGCGCAGCGAGAGCGCGCAGTTCAGTGCGGTCTGACCGCCCATGGTGGGCAGCAGCGCGTCGGGGCGCTCCTTCTCGATGATCTTGGCGACCACTTCGGGGGTGATCGGTTCCATATAGGTGGCGTCGGCCAGATCGGGGTCGGTCATGATCGTGGCCGGATTGGAGTTCACCAGAATGATCCGGTAGCCCTCTTCCTTGAGCGCCTTGCACGCCTGAGTGCCCGAATAGTCGAACTCACATGCCTGACCAATAATGATCGGACCCGCACCGATAATGAGGATCGATTTGATGTCGGTACGTTTTGGCATGGTGCTCGCTCGGCTCTAGGACGCAGGGGCCGGGCGAGGCAGAATCACCCGGGCTCAGGCCACCCGCACCACTTGGGCACAACAACTTGACGTTGCGACGCATGGGGAAGGCTTGGACGGGGTGGTTAAGTGGGCTGTCTAATGGAGATGACCAAGAAAGGGAAGGGGGCGCGGCGATTGAATGGGGAAGGTTTCCTTATCGCGCTTGCGCGGAGCGGTTCGGCGTAGCCATGCCCGGCCCTGGCGCGGCATCATGCTCACCCCAGCATCTCCACCAAGACATCGAACACCAGGCGGATCCTGCGGCTGGTATGGAGTTCGCGATGAGTGGTGAGCCAGATGGGCGCGGGGATCGGGGTGAAGGTGGGGAGGACCATTTCGACATCAGGCGTGCGGTCAGCGATCATCTTGCCCATCAGGCCGATACCCAGACCCTCACGCACCAATTGCCAGGCGATGGCGGCACTACTGGTTTGCCAGCCAAAATTGTCGCTGGTCACCGGCAGGCCGCGCGCGGTGAGTTCGGGGAGCAGGTCCCCCGCATTGGCAAAGCCAATGAAGCGGGCGTCTCGCACATCGGCAAAGTCAGTGGGGCGCCCATAGCGGTCGAGATAGCTCGTGGCTGCGTATAGATGGGCGCTGAAATCAGGGCATTGGTGCGAGATCAGTTCGGGCTGGGTGGGCGCGACATGGCGAATGGCGATATCAGCTTCACGGCGCATCAGGTCGCTGATCGAGTTCGACGCGACGATTTCGATTTGCAGCTTGGGCGCGAGTTTTTGCAAGCGCTTGAACACGTCGGGCAGCACATAGGTGGCAATTACGTCCATGGCGGCGATGCGCACAAGGCCATCGACCGACTGAGACTGCCCCGAAGCGGCCAGTGACAAGCCATGCGCTGCCTGCCCCATGGCCCGGACCGATACCAGCAGTTCCTGTCCGGCCCCTGTCAGGGAAAGCGATCGGCCGATCCGTTCGAACAGCAGTACCCCCAGATCGGCTTCCAAGGCGGCAACCTGACGGCTCAATGTCGGCTGGGTCAGGCCGAGCGTGCGGGCGGCAGCGGACAGCGAACCTTGTTCAACCGTGGTCAAAAAGGCGCGAATATGATTCCAGTCCGGCATCGGCATTGGGTCGTTCATGCATGAATGTATAAGCCGGCTGCAAATTTTGGCAATTCACCGCATTCTGCGAATATGCGAGCTTGCCGATGGTCAGCGTCAAAGCGAGTGGAGTGGTTATGGGTGATCCTAGTCGGTTCTGGAACAAAATGGCCGAGCGCTATGCGCGTCAGCCCATCGGCGACGAAGCGGCCTATCAGCACAAACTCAAAACCACGCAGCGCTACTTTCATCCAGAGATGGTGCTGATGGAGTTTGGCTGCGGCACGGGCAGCACGGCCATAACGCACGCACCATTGGTCAAGCATGTCAGGGCTACCGATTTCTCTGAAGCAATGATTGCCATTGCGCAGGACAAGGCTGTCGCTGCGGGCGTCAGCAATATCGACTTCGAGGTAGCCGCCATTGATACAATGCCTGTTGTACCCGAAGCCTATGACATGGTTCTGGGGCTGAGCATCCTCCATTTGCTGGAAGATCGGGATGCCGCGCTCAACAAGGTGTTTGCCATGCTCAAACCAGGCGGGCTGTTCGTGTCGAGCACAGTCTGTATCGGCGACACCATGGCGTTCTTCAAGTTTGTCGGGCCGATCGGCAAGGCGATGGGACTACTGCCGCATCTGGATGTGATGACCAAGGTCGACTTGATCGAGAGCCAGCATCGCGCTGGATTCATCATTGAGGAGGAATACCAGCCCGGCAAGGGCAAAGCGGTGTTCCTGGTGGCGCGCAAGCCTGGCTAGAGAGTTAGCGATACGACCTCTGGTCTGATTGAACGGGCACCCGTTCCGGGACTACGCAATAGCGAAATCAACGCCATGGACACCGCTGCCATTCTGGTTGGGCGGGGATCTGGCACATCAACGAAAAATGGGAGTGACCATAACAGTTTGGCGATCTGCAACGAATACACCGGCTGTTAAGCATAGAGCGCCGATAGTGCGACTGGCGGAGTCACTTTTGGGCTCCAAGACAGATGTCGCGGGTTTGTCGGGCGATTTCAGCGGCGTTGGCTGAAGTGGCTATTGATGAATTATCAAAGCGGAAGTTCGGTGCATGCGCCTCATTATTGGTATCATTGTTGTCTTTGGTTGCGTTTTCGGTGGTTACGCGGCGCTGGGCGGACATCTTGAAGTCCTGTGGCAGCCTTGGGAATTCGTGATCATTCTTGGTGCTGCCATCGGGGCATTCATCATTGGCAATACCGGCCCGATCATCAAGGGCACCATGGGCGCCATGGGCACGTTG
The DNA window shown above is from Devosia litorisediminis and carries:
- a CDS encoding class I SAM-dependent DNA methyltransferase encodes the protein MTKTSYSSGDAIADRRAGYARMLAEDGELAAAAEVMQQALELAPNWAAGWDVLGDYFDRLGRTAEAISAWRHLEALDDSGQFGARLKLAVHGAGPAGEGTAISYVEALFDQYAPKFEKSLVGKLGYRVPEMLDALVVEEMARLGIARFERGLDLGCGTGLMGQKLRDKVGYLEGIDISAAMIAETARKKIYDNLDKAELVAALSARQAESDLVTAADVFIYCGALEPVLAALVPALLPGGLVAFSLEAHDGDEAVFLRPSVRYAHGVDATQTAVIASGLQLLRFETVVLRMDRGAPINGMLVVARKPEVVALAANDGAGTDGDVAA
- the ltaE gene encoding low-specificity L-threonine aldolase, with product MTSIRFDFRSDTVTRPSAAMRQAMAEAEVGDDVFGDDPTVKQLELRMAAMLGKDAALFVPSGTQSNLLALMSHCGRGDEFIAGQDAHCYRHEAGGAAVLGSIQPQPIEHQADGTMDLDAIEAAIKADDHHYATTRVIALENTFGGKVLPVGYMGQVADIARRHDLGLHLDGARAFNACVALGMDIAAFAAPFDSVSICLSKGLGAPVGSVLVGRQELIDTARRHRKMLGGGMRQSGILAAAGLYALDHNVDRLAEDHRRARTLAAGLAAYPALTVTMPDTNIVFVDADAALGQRFTEFLGRHGVGITGLYGNQRWVTHLDVDDEAVESALTQVGAFFDAEAGSAFVG
- the carB gene encoding carbamoyl-phosphate synthase large subunit; protein product: MPKRTDIKSILIIGAGPIIIGQACEFDYSGTQACKALKEEGYRIILVNSNPATIMTDPDLADATYMEPITPEVVAKIIEKERPDALLPTMGGQTALNCALSLRKMGILEKYNVEMIGATAEAIDKAEDRELFRDAMKKIGLETPRSMLAHNTIEALQALEVIGLPCIIRPSFTLGGTGGGIAYNREEYLNICESGIDASPTNEVLVEESVLGWKEYEMEVVRDKNDNCIIICSIENIDPMGVHTGDSITVAPALTLTDKEYQIMRDASLAVLREIGVETGGSNVQFGINPADGRMVVIEMNPRVSRSSALASKATGFPIAKVAARLAVGYTLDELDNDITGGMTPASFEPSIDYVVVKIPRFAFEKFPGADNRLTTAMKSVGEAMAIGRTFQESLQKALRSLETGLTGLNEIGIPGLGEGEDKNAIKAALGTPTPDRLLHVAEAMRLGMSLEDIHDACKIDPWFLEQMKGIVDTENKVREFGLPQDTENLRSLKAMGFSDARLAQLANLKASDVRKLRQSLSVRPVFKRIDTSAAEFASPTAYMYSTYEAPFAGAVADESRPTDRKKVVILGGGPNRIGQGIEFDYCCCHAAFALADAGYETIMVNCNPETVSTDYDTSDRLYFEPLTEEDVIEILETEKQNGTLHGVIVQFGGQTPLNLAEAVQKAGVPILGTQPDAIDLAEDRDQFMKLLNKLELTQPKNGIAYSLEQARLVAERLGYPLVIRPSYVLGGRAMAIVHSANEFERYVQDTLTGLVPPHILQRYPNDKTGQINSVLSDNPLLFDAYLSGATEIDVDALCDGKDVFVAGIMEHIEEAGIHSGDSACSLPPQHLSPEVMAELKRQTTELAFALKVGGLMNVQYALKDGVIYLLEVNPRASRTVPFVAKVIGQPIAKIASRIMAGESLASFGLVEKTFKHIAVKEAVFPFNRFPGVDTVLGPEMKSTGEVIGLDTSFAMAFAKSQMGAGSKVPLSGTAFISVRDSDKELIVDMARHLVEAGFTILATGGTQRYLVDNNIAATKINKVLEGRPHIVDSMKNGGVQLVVNTTDGMKSISDSRDIRRTALFAKIPYYTTIDGALAAVEGIVAFRGGNLTVRSLQSYFAD
- a CDS encoding LysR family transcriptional regulator, whose translation is MNDPMPMPDWNHIRAFLTTVEQGSLSAAARTLGLTQPTLSRQVAALEADLGVLLFERIGRSLSLTGAGQELLVSVRAMGQAAHGLSLAASGQSQSVDGLVRIAAMDVIATYVLPDVFKRLQKLAPKLQIEIVASNSISDLMRREADIAIRHVAPTQPELISHQCPDFSAHLYAATSYLDRYGRPTDFADVRDARFIGFANAGDLLPELTARGLPVTSDNFGWQTSSAAIAWQLVREGLGIGLMGKMIADRTPDVEMVLPTFTPIPAPIWLTTHRELHTSRRIRLVFDVLVEMLG
- a CDS encoding class I SAM-dependent methyltransferase translates to MGDPSRFWNKMAERYARQPIGDEAAYQHKLKTTQRYFHPEMVLMEFGCGTGSTAITHAPLVKHVRATDFSEAMIAIAQDKAVAAGVSNIDFEVAAIDTMPVVPEAYDMVLGLSILHLLEDRDAALNKVFAMLKPGGLFVSSTVCIGDTMAFFKFVGPIGKAMGLLPHLDVMTKVDLIESQHRAGFIIEEEYQPGKGKAVFLVARKPG